One window of the Rufibacter radiotolerans genome contains the following:
- a CDS encoding GyrI-like domain-containing protein yields MKKKYLTYLAIVAGLVLVFYTYMGGFAEVNVTKGVSSQVLMAGKYYEGNTEADELGKIYQQVGKAVEDKQLVGDLAGIYYNNPGKDSKTIKAFIGVAVQDTTSLPVGFTVRVVPAGQPVLKGELDASITIAPKRIYSALFDYAEEHNLTLQEFYVERFPEGKPAVIEVALAPR; encoded by the coding sequence ATGAAGAAGAAGTATTTGACCTACCTGGCCATTGTAGCAGGCCTGGTGCTGGTGTTTTACACGTACATGGGGGGCTTCGCCGAAGTAAACGTGACCAAGGGAGTATCTTCACAGGTGTTAATGGCCGGCAAATACTATGAAGGCAACACCGAGGCAGACGAACTGGGCAAGATCTACCAGCAGGTAGGCAAGGCCGTGGAAGACAAACAACTGGTTGGCGACCTGGCCGGTATCTATTACAACAACCCGGGCAAGGATTCCAAGACCATAAAAGCCTTTATTGGCGTGGCCGTGCAAGACACTACCTCCTTGCCGGTGGGCTTCACCGTGCGGGTGGTTCCGGCCGGCCAGCCGGTCTTGAAAGGCGAACTGGATGCCAGCATTACCATTGCGCCCAAACGCATTTACAGTGCCCTGTTTGACTACGCCGAAGAGCACAATCTCACCCTGCAGGAGTTCTACGTGGAACGCTTTCCCGAAGGCAAGCCCGCGGTGATAGAGGTAGCGCTGGCGCCGAGATAA